Genomic DNA from uncultured Fibrobacter sp.:
AGTAATAGGTAGACTGCGACCCCGCACGGGCCGCCACTTCCCACTCCATTTCCGTCGGGAGGCGAACCGTTTTTACGGCGTAATTTACAGACAAATTCACAAGTTCCCCGTCCGCATTGATCGACTTGTACACGTAAGCCGTATCAAGTCCTACCAGCTTCGAAATCGCATTGCAGAAAAGGGCCGCCTCGTACCAGTTGACGTCATAGACGGGATATTTGCCGCCCTTCGCCGTTCCCTGCATCACTTCGGAGTAAAGTTCCTGCGTCACCTCGGTTTCGCTCATCGAATATTCGTCCAGCGAAAACTGGATATTGCCACGCACATAAGTCATTGCGGGAATTTCTACCATTTTCAGATAATCCGAAAGGTCCGGCAACGAATCCGTTTCACCTTCGGAGCTGGACGAATGGACCTCCCCTTTATCCTTGTGGTTGGCCTTCCATCCGCTTATAATAGCTTCATCAACCTCGAATTCCTCGGAGCTCCCAGTCGCCGTACACGCCGCAAGCGTCAAAACCGAAAGCCCACACAACAGTAGCCAATTTATAGACTTCATTCGCATAATATGTCCCGTTCCTACTTCACGATACCCACGCGGTAAAGTTTCTGCTTGGTCTTGCCACTTTCGAACTTCACCTTGAGTCTTGCCGTATAGACGTCAGAACCCAGGTGCTTCAAGTCCAGACTTTCAAACTGGTTGCGTCCCTGCTTCACGTCTTCCATCTTGGTCTTGAAAACGCAAAGTCCCGTAATGTCGTAAAGTTCGAGGGTTGCATTCTTCGCATTGTTGCCAATTTCAAAGCGAGCCTTTGCATTGCCGCCACGAACCGGATTCGGGAACATGAAGAAT
This window encodes:
- a CDS encoding formylglycine-generating enzyme family protein; the encoded protein is MKSINWLLLCGLSVLTLAACTATGSSEEFEVDEAIISGWKANHKDKGEVHSSSSEGETDSLPDLSDYLKMVEIPAMTYVRGNIQFSLDEYSMSETEVTQELYSEVMQGTAKGGKYPVYDVNWYEAALFCNAISKLVGLDTAYVYKSINADGELVNLSVNYAVKTVRLPTEMEWEVAARAGSQSTYYWGTAEASKYAYYAQSKGPVEVASYIPNAYGLYDMGGNVAEWVGDWYASLPTTSQVNYTGASSGTLKGIRGGGWSDKVTALASAERNKKDPMYRGQTVGFRVVYSKGI